TCAGCCAATGCGTACCCCTGTGGTTCTTCAGGACTCCGAATAAGTTCTTGTATGATGTCAGAATGGATAGTTTCATATGCAATCCCATGCCAAGTAACAGCCAGATTCGTATGATTGCGTGATCGAGTATGCATGAGACCAACACTTTCAGTGTGGATCACATCAAAAGGTCTTCCTGTTGAGTTTTGGGTTTGAAATAGTTTCCAAACTAGAGCTTGGTCCAGGTAACCAGAAGCTGTTGGCTTTGAGAGGTGAAAGCGTAAATTATTGAAAGGGTACCTTGGAAAGGAGGAATTTGGAGGAGAACTGGTGAAGATGTGAAGTTCATGACCTCTTTTGGCGAGTGCAAGGTGGAGAGTCAAAGCATGGCGTTCTAGCCCTCCTGCTTGAGATCTATGAGGCCATTTCTTGACGAAGAGAGCAATTTTGAGGAGCTTTGGCGGCGGATTTGAGGAAAAAGCAAGCTGATTCCAGGCAGAAGGGAAAGAAAGAAGTTCAATGATCTGGCTTTGCTTCTGCTCCATCTTTTGGTATAGAGAATAGCAGGGACCATAGCGATGACACCAGAAAATGAATGAGATGAAGGACCATGCACACAGCACTGAGACAATGGAGCAAAGACGGCGGAAGCTGAATCCAGCAACTGGATCCTTAGCCATTGAAGAAGGAGATCTAAGATAGAAAATGGAGAGAACTCAACCTTATTAAGGAGAGATGTTTCAGATGGCATCTGAACATGGGATTTCTAGTATAAGATAAGCAGGTCTTGACAATCTCAATAATTTGTTTATGAAAACAATCAAATTTTGATCTAGAAGCAACTTCGGTTGACTAAATAATTTAACTTGATTGGATCTAAACCCTATGAGCATTCCATTTGATATTTCTATTGGAATCATGCCTAAATGTGCGCTCTTGATTGCAGTTTTGCAACCCGAAACCACTAGATTTATCAGATAACCAGAATGACATTACTGTGTTCTTAAGCTATGCACCTATATCTCGAAATTCCCAGGATACAAAACTACAACATTTATAAAACAAGCATGAACGTTTTTTTTCCATTTCTGATCATTTCAGCGATGAACCAAAGCTTAATGGGATCCATGAACCAATCACTACTTAATTGAGAGGTTTGGATAAGCTTCATCGATACCTTAACGAGTAAAGGCATGAAGTACAAGAAAAACATAGATCACAAGAGCCAAAGGGACCAAAGTCACCAAAGGACCAATTGCAGCAAAAGTATACAAATCCCCACAACTCAACCTCCCCAATTTGATCTGAACCAAGTCCACCAAGGCCATCATCAAGAAACCACATCCTAAAACCGACCCGAATGCCGAGACCAGCGTACCGACCCGCAAACCCACCTGGTTAACATGTCCCATGTTGGCAACAAGCAACTCAGAATCCGAGCCACCATTTCCAATACTGCTACAACAACTTATTTGGCTGATCTTGATGGCTTGCTTGAGAGCCAAGGCAATGAGGCTGGAGAAGAGGAAGGAGCTGAAGGAGTAGACGTGGAAGGAGATGAGTCCCTCCGCCGCATCGGTACCGGCAGCACAAGCTTTGTTGGAGCCTAGTAGCATGGAGTTGAGGTCGGTGGTAGGGTACCAAGTGAGGCCTATGAAGAGGGCAATTGAGAAAAGTGAGTTCACATTGACTATGCCGTCTAGGGCCATTATGTGAATGCGGGTTGAGGGTGTTGTCCGGCGTGACACGTCGGACATTTCAGGCTTTGGTGTGGTACGGTGGTGTTTGTGGTGGTGGAAGAGATGAAAAAATAGAGAGCATTTTTGGTTGCATTGGTTTTATGAAATATAACTTTGGTTTTTGGTTTGAGGGAAGATGACTAGATGAGTATGAAGCCTGAAACTGGAATCAAGAGTAGCGTGTTTTCTCTGGGTATCGTGGCGTTTCAGGCAAGGAAAGGGGTTTGCAGAAGCAACATATTACAAATGTGAAAG
The window above is part of the Fragaria vesca subsp. vesca linkage group LG2, FraVesHawaii_1.0, whole genome shotgun sequence genome. Proteins encoded here:
- the LOC101312901 gene encoding uncharacterized protein LOC101312901, translated to MSDVSRRTTPSTRIHIMALDGIVNVNSLFSIALFIGLTWYPTTDLNSMLLGSNKACAAGTDAAEGLISFHVYSFSSFLFSSLIALALKQAIKISQISCCSSIGNGGSDSELLVANMGHVNQVGLRVGTLVSAFGSVLGCGFLMMALVDLVQIKLGRLSCGDLYTFAAIGPLLAFSSNPPPKLLKIALFVKKWPHRSQAGGLERHALTLHLALAKRGHELHIFTSSPPNSSFPRYPFNNLRFHLSKPTASGYLDQALVWKLFQTQNSTGRPFDVIHTESVGLMHTRSRNHTNLAVTWHGIAYETIHSDIIQELIRSPEEPQGYALAERVTKVVEEVRFFPSYAHHVATSDHVGDVLKRIYMIPDERVHIILNGVDEEIFKPDIVKGKDFKKRFGVPESKTLVLGMAGRLVKDKGHPLMFEALKQMLSENDAFRHSVVLLVAGNGPWGARYRDLGSNVLVLGPLEQAQLADFYNAIDIFVNPTLRAQGLDHTLLEAMLSGKPVMATRLASITGSVVVGTEVGYTFSPTIASLKKTLYRVWDDGRGGLKQKGQAARQRGLQLFTATKMVAAYERLFLCLSNDEKNGENYCQYQAPLH